From Denitrovibrio acetiphilus DSM 12809, the proteins below share one genomic window:
- the nqrF gene encoding NADH:ubiquinone reductase (Na(+)-transporting) subunit F, with product MMLLLLGITSFTVVILLLVGIIINARKALVASGSVTVNINGEKDIETGVGKKLLGVLADNGIFVSSACGGGGSCGQCRVKVLEGGGDILPTEESHISRREEREGMRLSCQVAVKQDMKIELEPEVFAAKSFDCEVISNNNVATFIKEFVLKVPEKVDFRAGGYIQVVIPPYEADFKDFQVEDRFRSDWEKFGVFRYHAGTKEEVQRAYSMANYPEEEGIVKLNVRIATPPPNKNVPPGVGSSYIWSKKPGDKVTITGPFGEFFAQDTENEMVFIGGGAGMAPLRSIVFDQLKRLNSKRKISYWYGGRSKKELFYLKDFEELQKEFDNFSWHIALSDPLPEDNWDSYTGFIHKVVLDNYLKNHEAPEEIEYYLCGPPMMIDAVKVMLDGLGVEPENIYFDDFGG from the coding sequence ATGATGCTGCTTTTACTGGGGATTACATCATTTACAGTTGTGATACTTCTGCTGGTTGGAATAATTATTAACGCCAGAAAGGCGCTGGTGGCAAGCGGCAGTGTAACTGTTAACATTAACGGAGAGAAAGATATAGAAACGGGCGTCGGTAAAAAACTTCTCGGTGTCCTTGCCGACAACGGGATATTCGTCTCCTCTGCTTGCGGCGGCGGCGGGTCCTGTGGGCAGTGCCGTGTGAAGGTTCTTGAAGGCGGCGGAGATATACTCCCCACTGAAGAATCTCATATAAGCAGACGTGAAGAGCGGGAAGGGATGCGCCTTTCCTGTCAGGTCGCTGTTAAACAGGATATGAAAATAGAGCTTGAGCCGGAAGTCTTTGCTGCTAAAAGTTTTGACTGTGAAGTGATATCAAATAATAATGTTGCGACATTTATAAAGGAATTTGTACTGAAAGTTCCGGAGAAGGTTGACTTCAGAGCCGGAGGGTACATACAGGTTGTTATCCCGCCTTACGAAGCGGACTTTAAGGATTTTCAGGTTGAAGACAGATTTCGTTCCGACTGGGAGAAGTTTGGCGTTTTCAGATATCATGCAGGTACTAAAGAAGAAGTACAGCGTGCTTATTCCATGGCAAATTATCCGGAAGAAGAGGGGATCGTTAAGCTGAATGTACGAATTGCCACTCCGCCACCAAACAAGAACGTTCCTCCCGGCGTGGGGTCTTCGTATATCTGGTCAAAAAAACCTGGGGATAAAGTCACTATAACGGGACCGTTCGGTGAGTTTTTTGCTCAGGATACAGAAAATGAAATGGTTTTTATCGGTGGTGGTGCGGGAATGGCTCCCCTTCGTTCGATAGTTTTCGACCAGCTTAAAAGGCTTAACTCCAAAAGAAAGATAAGCTACTGGTATGGCGGGCGGAGTAAGAAAGAACTTTTTTACCTAAAAGATTTTGAAGAGCTTCAGAAAGAGTTCGATAATTTCAGCTGGCATATTGCTCTGTCTGATCCTCTGCCGGAAGACAACTGGGACAGTTATACAGGCTTTATTCATAAAGTGGTTCTTGATAATTATCTGAAAAACCACGAAGCGCCGGAAGAGATAGAGTATTATCTTTGCGGGCCGCCGATGATGATAGATGCTGTAAAAGTTATGCTGGACGGGCTCGGTGTTGAGCCTGAAAATATTTACTTTGATGATTTTGGCGGGTAA
- the nqrE gene encoding NADH:ubiquinone reductase (Na(+)-transporting) subunit E, which produces MESYLALFIKSVFIENIALTFFLGMCTFLAVSKKVETAFGLGIAVVVVQTITVPVNNLIYTYLLKDGALSWAGLSGVDLTFIGLVTYIGVIAAIVQILEMALDKYVPSLYNALGIFLPLITVNCAILGGSLFMVQREYSFGESVVFGMGSGVGWALAIVALAGLREKLKYASVPKGLDGAGITFITAGIMAIAFMIFSGIQL; this is translated from the coding sequence CTGGAATCATACCTTGCACTGTTCATAAAATCAGTCTTCATTGAGAATATTGCACTTACATTCTTCCTGGGGATGTGCACCTTCCTTGCAGTTTCCAAAAAGGTTGAGACAGCTTTCGGGCTTGGGATTGCAGTTGTTGTGGTGCAGACGATTACTGTTCCGGTGAACAACCTCATATACACATATCTGCTGAAAGACGGTGCACTGAGCTGGGCCGGGCTTTCCGGAGTTGATCTTACATTCATAGGGCTTGTGACCTATATCGGTGTCATCGCTGCTATTGTACAGATACTTGAGATGGCGCTTGATAAATATGTACCGTCCTTATATAACGCTCTCGGCATTTTCCTGCCTCTGATAACTGTTAATTGCGCTATTCTTGGCGGTTCGCTATTTATGGTGCAGCGTGAATACTCATTTGGGGAGTCAGTTGTTTTCGGTATGGGCTCAGGTGTTGGTTGGGCTCTTGCTATAGTCGCCCTTGCCGGGCTTCGTGAGAAGCTGAAATATGCTTCTGTTCCGAAAGGACTTGACGGAGCAGGCATAACATTCATTACAGCGGGTATTATGGCGATAGCATTTATGATATTTTCGGGGATACAGTTATGA
- a CDS encoding NADH:ubiquinone reductase (Na(+)-transporting) subunit D encodes MAGYGKILFEPIFKNNPIAIQILGICSALAVTSKMQTTLVMSVAVICILGFSNFFISLIRKMMPSSIRLIMEMTIIATLVIIADQIIKAYMFEVSKQLSVFVGLIITNCILLGRAEAYAINNTPFKSFLDGVGNAAGYSIILIQVAFARELIGSGKLLGFSILTPVTEGGWYTPNGLFLLAPSAFFLIGVLIWVAKLTVAKEDI; translated from the coding sequence ATGGCTGGATACGGCAAGATTTTATTTGAGCCGATATTTAAAAACAACCCCATAGCTATACAGATACTTGGGATATGTTCCGCACTGGCTGTTACATCGAAGATGCAGACTACGCTTGTTATGTCCGTTGCTGTTATATGTATTCTCGGGTTTTCAAATTTTTTCATCTCGCTGATAAGGAAAATGATGCCGTCGAGTATACGTCTTATCATGGAGATGACTATAATCGCAACACTCGTTATTATTGCTGACCAGATAATCAAGGCATATATGTTTGAGGTGAGCAAACAGCTCTCAGTCTTTGTAGGGCTGATAATTACTAACTGTATCCTACTTGGTCGTGCGGAGGCTTATGCCATTAATAATACTCCCTTTAAGAGCTTTCTGGACGGTGTGGGGAACGCCGCTGGATACAGCATAATCCTCATTCAGGTGGCATTTGCGAGAGAACTTATCGGTTCCGGTAAACTGCTGGGATTTTCAATACTTACGCCTGTGACGGAAGGTGGCTGGTATACACCTAACGGACTCTTTCTGCTTGCACCCAGTGCATTTTTCCTTATAGGGGTTCTCATATGGGTGGCAAAGCTGACAGTTGCGAAGGAGGATATCTGA
- a CDS encoding Na(+)-translocating NADH-quinone reductase subunit C encodes MQRESDLRTFVTAFVLAVICSFLVSGAAVVLKPLQTKNKELERKKNVLIAGGLYQEGTDIQKVFESIEIVFADMKTGEQVKGNSDDYFNNFQSLSTGAESISIPKKEDLAGIRSIPPKVPVFLLKNNDGSLKNVIIPIYGSGLWSTMYGFLALEPDFNTVSGITFYEHGETPGLGGEIENPQWQQKWKGKEVYSGDGEVALSIVKGGARGEHQIDSLSGATLTSRGVQGTVRFWMGDKAFGKFFNKMKKGGA; translated from the coding sequence GTGCAGCGTGAAAGCGATCTTAGAACGTTTGTAACAGCATTTGTGCTGGCTGTTATATGCTCCTTTCTTGTGTCTGGTGCAGCAGTGGTTCTGAAACCGCTGCAAACTAAGAACAAAGAGCTGGAGAGGAAGAAGAATGTTCTCATAGCGGGCGGTCTGTATCAAGAGGGGACGGATATCCAGAAGGTATTTGAGTCAATAGAAATCGTCTTTGCCGATATGAAAACAGGTGAGCAGGTCAAAGGGAACAGCGATGATTATTTTAATAATTTTCAGAGTCTTTCCACAGGGGCTGAATCTATTAGCATTCCTAAAAAAGAAGATTTAGCAGGGATCAGAAGCATACCTCCGAAGGTTCCTGTATTTCTCCTGAAAAACAATGACGGTTCACTTAAAAACGTTATCATCCCCATATATGGTTCCGGTCTGTGGTCAACTATGTATGGCTTCCTTGCTCTGGAGCCTGATTTTAACACTGTAAGCGGTATCACCTTTTACGAGCACGGAGAGACACCAGGGCTCGGCGGTGAGATAGAAAACCCTCAGTGGCAGCAGAAATGGAAAGGAAAAGAAGTGTACAGCGGTGACGGTGAGGTTGCCCTTTCCATAGTCAAAGGCGGAGCCAGAGGGGAACACCAGATAGATTCTCTCAGCGGTGCAACGCTTACCAGTAGAGGTGTTCAGGGGACTGTGCGTTTCTGGATGGGAGACAAAGCATTCGGTAAGTTTTTTAATAAAATGAAGAAAGGGGGGGCTTGA
- a CDS encoding NADH:ubiquinone reductase (Na(+)-transporting) subunit B, with the protein MKAFLNKQAKHFEKGGKLERWFPVFEMVDTFIYTPLAKTTGRTHARDGIELKRIMTTVVLALIPCVLMAFYNTGLQANNAIVQTGTIPEGLRYSILAYFGAGFNPGSIYDNAMLGLSYFLPLYIATLVVGGIWEVLFAVVRKHEIGEAFLVTSLLYPLILPPTVPVWQAMVALSIGLVFGKELFGGTGRNLVNPALFARAVLFFSYPASASGDTVWIALDGFSRATPLAAQASGLEMNVTFFDAFIGFIPGSMGETSTLACLIGAFILIVTGIGSWRIMLSSVIGLVAVSGLFFAIGSDTNPMFSLSPQWHLVVGGFAFATVFMATDPVSASFTEKGKYYYGFLIGALTALVRVVNPAYPEGAMLAVLFANVMAPLVDYVVIRANIKRRGARSAA; encoded by the coding sequence ATGAAAGCTTTTCTTAATAAACAGGCAAAACACTTTGAAAAGGGCGGCAAGCTGGAAAGGTGGTTTCCGGTGTTTGAAATGGTGGATACATTTATCTACACCCCCCTTGCGAAGACCACGGGGCGGACGCATGCCCGTGACGGTATAGAACTTAAGCGGATAATGACTACAGTTGTGCTGGCTCTTATCCCATGTGTGCTGATGGCTTTTTATAACACAGGTCTTCAGGCTAATAATGCAATAGTCCAGACCGGAACTATTCCGGAAGGGCTGCGGTACAGTATACTGGCATATTTTGGAGCGGGCTTTAACCCCGGAAGCATTTATGACAATGCAATGCTGGGGCTTTCGTATTTTTTGCCGTTGTATATCGCGACACTTGTTGTCGGCGGAATATGGGAAGTGCTTTTTGCTGTTGTGCGCAAGCATGAGATAGGGGAGGCATTCCTTGTAACGAGTCTGCTTTACCCGTTGATTCTTCCCCCTACAGTTCCTGTATGGCAGGCGATGGTGGCTTTGTCCATCGGGCTTGTTTTTGGTAAAGAGCTTTTTGGAGGGACAGGGCGGAACCTTGTTAATCCTGCTCTTTTTGCAAGAGCCGTGCTGTTCTTTTCATATCCGGCATCTGCCTCAGGGGATACTGTATGGATAGCTCTGGACGGGTTCAGCAGGGCAACCCCACTTGCTGCACAGGCATCCGGTCTTGAAATGAATGTGACTTTTTTTGATGCGTTTATCGGTTTTATTCCAGGTTCCATGGGGGAAACATCGACTCTTGCCTGTCTGATTGGTGCGTTTATCCTGATCGTTACGGGGATAGGCTCATGGAGGATAATGCTTTCCTCTGTTATCGGGCTTGTAGCTGTTTCGGGGCTGTTCTTCGCTATCGGGTCAGACACGAATCCTATGTTTTCACTTTCCCCGCAGTGGCATCTTGTAGTAGGCGGTTTTGCTTTCGCCACTGTTTTTATGGCGACTGACCCTGTTTCGGCATCGTTTACCGAAAAGGGGAAATATTATTACGGTTTTCTGATAGGTGCTCTTACAGCCCTTGTCCGTGTGGTGAATCCGGCATATCCCGAAGGAGCGATGCTTGCGGTTCTTTTTGCCAACGTTATGGCTCCCCTCGTGGACTATGTTGTTATCAGAGCTAATATAAAGAGAAGGGGGGCTAGAAGTGCAGCGTGA
- the nqrA gene encoding NADH:ubiquinone reductase (Na(+)-transporting) subunit A — MTLIKIRKGLKLPVKGAPEGDIVNIDNITESAILGDDFPSMKPSMLVKEGDHVRKGQPVFVDRKNQEITYTAPVTGTVKSVRRGAKRKFLSMVFEKSSGDAVRFNTRVTDRQSVYELLKESGLLASFRERPFAKCPSAQRKPQAVFINCMDTRPLAPDMSILLKGFEDYFRKGAEALTKLSDKTFICKGVDLNLPDVRDADVRIFDGPHPAGLSGTHVHFLYPASMNRTVWTVDMQSVIDIGYLLTHGELNETTRVALCGGFEKPCYVETLKGAPVAELVKGRVQNSGVRLILGSILYGLTVEEGVEHLSSCFPQVTAIPELQDRYLFGWTTPRPDLFSVKNIFSSAFTGKRKLHFDTALNGAHRPMVPVGTYEKVMPLDILPTHLLRALIVGDLETAEKLGCLELSEEDLSLCTYVCPGKIDYAPIIRDVLTTIEKEG; from the coding sequence ATGACGCTAATCAAAATCAGGAAAGGTTTAAAACTCCCTGTTAAAGGTGCACCGGAAGGTGACATTGTAAATATTGATAACATTACGGAAAGTGCTATCCTTGGCGATGATTTTCCTTCTATGAAGCCTTCAATGCTGGTGAAAGAGGGTGACCATGTCAGGAAAGGGCAGCCTGTTTTTGTTGACAGAAAAAATCAGGAGATAACCTATACCGCCCCTGTTACAGGGACAGTTAAATCTGTGAGAAGGGGGGCGAAGAGAAAATTCCTCTCTATGGTTTTTGAAAAAAGCTCTGGTGATGCCGTCAGGTTTAATACGAGAGTTACAGACAGGCAGTCAGTGTATGAACTGCTGAAAGAGTCCGGACTGCTAGCATCTTTTCGTGAGAGACCTTTTGCCAAGTGCCCCAGCGCACAGCGTAAACCTCAGGCAGTTTTCATCAACTGTATGGATACACGTCCTCTTGCACCGGATATGTCTATACTGCTGAAAGGGTTTGAAGATTATTTCAGAAAAGGTGCAGAGGCTTTGACAAAGCTTTCTGATAAAACTTTTATATGTAAAGGCGTTGACCTGAACCTGCCAGACGTAAGAGATGCGGATGTGAGGATATTTGACGGACCTCATCCGGCAGGGCTCTCCGGTACGCACGTACATTTTCTGTATCCGGCGTCAATGAATAGAACAGTCTGGACTGTGGATATGCAGTCCGTTATAGATATCGGTTATCTGCTCACACACGGCGAGCTTAACGAGACAACACGGGTTGCACTTTGCGGAGGTTTTGAAAAACCTTGTTATGTTGAGACACTGAAGGGGGCGCCTGTTGCAGAACTTGTTAAAGGGCGTGTTCAGAACAGCGGCGTGAGACTGATTCTTGGCTCTATACTATACGGACTTACTGTTGAGGAAGGTGTTGAACACCTTTCGTCCTGCTTCCCGCAGGTGACAGCTATTCCCGAATTACAGGATAGATATTTATTCGGCTGGACAACACCCAGACCGGATTTGTTTTCTGTTAAAAATATATTTTCTTCTGCCTTCACAGGGAAGAGGAAGCTGCATTTTGATACAGCGCTTAACGGGGCTCACCGCCCTATGGTTCCTGTGGGGACTTACGAAAAAGTTATGCCTCTGGACATACTGCCGACGCACCTTCTGCGTGCACTCATTGTGGGTGATCTGGAAACAGCGGAAAAGCTTGGTTGTCTGGAGTTGTCCGAGGAGGATCTCAGTCTATGCACATATGTGTGCCCCGGAAAGATAGATTATGCCCCGATAATACGGGATGTTCTGACAACAATAGAGAAGGAAGGCTGA
- a CDS encoding DMT family transporter has product MTTYTKTKAKFDALGEEFRGVLIMFVAAFFFSTMGYFTKMLTAHHNAFEIVFFRNIVSFAILGVLMLMFRTDNAGGKPLLLIMRGFFGFISMFCFFYSISVLPFATASTFHKTSPIFTAVFAGLVLKEKSGLKVWLAILVGFAGVLLVLRPSHIDHVGAVVGLCGGIIAAMAYTSVRGLAKYYDARTIVMSFSLAGLVGSSLYFLIRYLAGDPRYHSTQFIPTGIDIFYMILVGVLALIAQWLMSVAYKYGRASVISTVNYVGIIFATVFGYIAGDGWPGLVSMLGIFFVGASGVMVGLSRKN; this is encoded by the coding sequence ATGACTACATACACTAAGACAAAAGCGAAGTTCGATGCGCTGGGGGAGGAGTTCCGCGGCGTACTGATAATGTTCGTTGCGGCTTTTTTCTTCTCCACCATGGGTTACTTTACCAAGATGCTGACTGCCCACCATAATGCTTTCGAAATAGTATTTTTCAGAAACATCGTGAGCTTTGCCATACTTGGTGTTTTGATGCTTATGTTCAGAACAGACAATGCAGGAGGCAAGCCCTTACTGCTGATTATGCGTGGTTTTTTCGGCTTTATCTCTATGTTCTGTTTTTTTTATTCTATAAGCGTTCTGCCTTTTGCCACTGCATCGACGTTTCATAAAACTTCACCTATTTTTACTGCTGTTTTTGCGGGGCTTGTTCTCAAAGAGAAGAGCGGGTTAAAGGTGTGGCTGGCAATTCTGGTGGGGTTTGCAGGAGTTTTGCTGGTTCTGCGTCCTTCTCACATTGACCATGTAGGCGCTGTTGTAGGGCTTTGCGGGGGTATTATTGCTGCTATGGCGTATACTTCTGTTCGGGGACTTGCAAAATATTATGATGCCCGTACTATTGTCATGTCTTTTTCGTTGGCTGGTCTTGTGGGGTCGAGTTTATATTTTTTAATCCGGTATTTAGCCGGTGATCCGAGATATCATTCAACGCAGTTTATACCAACGGGAATAGATATTTTTTATATGATATTAGTTGGTGTTCTCGCTTTAATCGCCCAATGGCTTATGTCTGTTGCTTACAAATACGGTAGAGCGTCTGTAATCAGCACTGTGAACTATGTCGGGATAATATTTGCCACGGTTTTTGGGTACATCGCAGGGGACGGCTGGCCCGGGCTCGTATCTATGCTGGGTATATTTTTTGTTGGCGCCAGCGGTGTTATGGTGGGGCTTTCACGGAAAAATTGA
- a CDS encoding nitrous oxide-stimulated promoter family protein: MRDEKHIEKDAEVIKAFIKVYCRENHLKCGAAADEGGLCTDCRELHDYSLKRNRSCPLDPKPSCKKCPVHCYKPEMRGRIKEVMKFSGIFFLKRGRLDWVCKYFL, translated from the coding sequence ATGAGAGACGAAAAGCATATTGAAAAAGATGCGGAAGTCATAAAGGCATTTATAAAGGTTTATTGCAGGGAAAACCATCTGAAGTGTGGTGCCGCTGCTGATGAGGGGGGACTCTGTACTGATTGTCGCGAGCTTCATGATTATTCGCTTAAGCGTAACAGGAGCTGTCCACTCGACCCTAAGCCGAGCTGTAAGAAGTGCCCTGTGCACTGTTATAAACCTGAGATGAGGGGGCGGATAAAAGAAGTAATGAAGTTCAGCGGTATCTTCTTCCTGAAAAGGGGCAGGCTGGACTGGGTCTGCAAATACTTTTTATAG
- a CDS encoding ATP-binding cassette domain-containing protein, protein MDKETLLNIDFQDVLAEMPFAGDFFESQGLEIPKGNVRDFVDSLSEDTLEDLGIEPVEFMENFVSFVEAVGNLTEKTTTIKTLRIIGGLNKTGEQENVDIEVKSGEVICIVGPTGSGKSRLLADIEWMAMGDTPTKRHIKINGVDADKSWRFSPEHKPVAQLSQNMNFVMDLSAREFVMIHAESRFVQNPEEKVELIIKKANELAGEQFSGDTPVTALSGGQSRALMIADTAFLSKSPIVLIDEIENAGIDRKKALELLVGEEKIVLMSTHDPILALMGDKRLVIKNGGISKVINTSDAERANLVELQELDRKLLDLRNRIRTGETLEHI, encoded by the coding sequence ATGGATAAAGAGACACTTCTTAATATAGATTTTCAGGATGTACTTGCAGAAATGCCCTTTGCCGGAGATTTTTTTGAATCTCAGGGGCTGGAGATTCCGAAAGGGAACGTCAGGGACTTCGTAGACAGTCTCAGCGAAGACACGCTGGAGGATCTCGGCATTGAACCTGTTGAGTTTATGGAGAATTTTGTATCATTTGTTGAAGCTGTAGGGAATCTCACAGAAAAAACAACAACCATAAAAACACTGCGCATCATCGGCGGGTTAAACAAGACTGGTGAGCAGGAGAATGTAGACATAGAAGTTAAATCCGGAGAAGTTATATGCATAGTCGGACCGACAGGTTCGGGTAAGAGCCGCCTTCTTGCTGATATCGAATGGATGGCTATGGGAGACACCCCCACAAAAAGACATATAAAGATAAACGGTGTGGATGCGGACAAAAGCTGGCGTTTCTCTCCGGAGCATAAGCCAGTGGCGCAGTTGTCTCAGAATATGAACTTTGTAATGGATTTGTCTGCCAGAGAGTTTGTTATGATTCACGCAGAAAGCCGGTTTGTTCAGAATCCTGAAGAGAAGGTTGAGCTCATCATAAAAAAGGCGAACGAGCTTGCAGGCGAGCAGTTCAGCGGTGATACTCCTGTTACAGCCCTTTCCGGTGGTCAGTCACGAGCCCTTATGATAGCCGATACAGCTTTTCTCAGCAAATCACCGATTGTTCTCATTGACGAGATAGAGAATGCGGGGATAGACAGGAAGAAAGCGTTGGAACTGCTTGTGGGTGAAGAGAAGATAGTGCTCATGTCCACACACGACCCGATACTTGCTCTGATGGGGGATAAGCGGCTTGTTATTAAAAACGGCGGGATATCCAAAGTCATAAACACATCCGATGCTGAACGTGCCAACCTTGTTGAGCTTCAGGAGCTGGACAGAAAATTACTTGATCTCCGCAACAGGATACGAACAGGGGAGACTCTGGAGCATATATGA
- a CDS encoding GTP-binding protein, which translates to MRFVTVSGPPSSGKTSVILKTVESLQQRGMKSGVVKFDCLYTDDDKLYEQKGIPVKKGLSGALCPDHYFVSNVSESFEWGKKQGVDILISESAGLCNRCSPHIKEILAVCVIDNLSGINTPKKIGPMLKSADIVIITKGDIVSQAEREVFAARVAAVNPTASIMHVNGITGQGAFELSTLFADDKTETETLNGKSLRFSMPSALCSYCLGEKRIGAEYQMGNVRKMDVDNG; encoded by the coding sequence ATGAGATTTGTAACAGTCAGCGGTCCTCCTTCTTCGGGGAAGACATCAGTTATTCTGAAAACAGTAGAGAGCCTTCAGCAGAGAGGGATGAAGTCAGGTGTGGTGAAGTTTGACTGTCTCTACACTGATGACGACAAGCTCTATGAGCAGAAGGGAATCCCTGTGAAAAAAGGGTTGTCAGGCGCACTCTGCCCTGACCATTACTTTGTAAGCAACGTTTCCGAGAGCTTCGAGTGGGGGAAAAAGCAGGGGGTTGATATTCTCATTAGTGAGAGCGCAGGTCTCTGCAACAGATGTTCTCCGCATATAAAAGAGATACTTGCTGTTTGTGTGATAGATAATCTTTCAGGTATCAACACGCCGAAGAAGATCGGTCCCATGCTGAAATCTGCTGATATTGTTATCATCACAAAAGGGGACATAGTCTCTCAGGCGGAGCGTGAAGTTTTTGCTGCGAGGGTTGCAGCTGTGAACCCAACTGCGAGCATTATGCATGTGAACGGAATTACAGGTCAGGGGGCTTTTGAGCTTTCAACACTTTTTGCGGATGATAAGACAGAAACAGAAACACTGAACGGTAAAAGTTTACGTTTCTCCATGCCGTCAGCGCTCTGTTCATACTGCCTGGGTGAAAAGCGTATAGGTGCGGAATATCAGATGGGTAATGTTAGAAAAATGGATGTGGATAATGGATAA
- a CDS encoding ABC transporter substrate-binding protein — MINGNITVLELSENHPEAFNLFVSKGFDNFNKETTLKSAGKFLKLETAIKQKNYDIKTFLESLNEIDSNNDAKVDITLRDSKKDGDITVKGLLPCPVRLPLLEGIDAFAESITEKTGLSVAHDLIAASAGQQWLNDNVVGIRAEDVPDVFVSAGFDVFFDERSFGKHVRNGMFKDMTGDTHSYFSHMKDPKGNYGMIGVVPAVFLVNKDALDGRAVPKSWADLLSPEFEKSVSLPVGDFDLFNALLVHIHKMFGEEGVVKLADNMVQSMHPAQMVKNAGRKNEAKPAVTIMPYFFTKMLFGSKSAEVVWPEEGSIISPIFMLTRADREDVARPVAEFLYGKEVGEILSHRGLFPALNPQVDNNLPEGAKFNWVGWDYIYKTDMGALLEKLDKVFNDALGA, encoded by the coding sequence ATGATAAACGGAAATATAACAGTTCTTGAGCTTTCAGAAAACCACCCAGAGGCGTTTAATCTTTTTGTCAGCAAAGGATTCGATAATTTTAATAAAGAGACTACACTTAAATCAGCAGGAAAGTTTCTGAAGCTTGAAACAGCTATTAAACAGAAAAACTATGATATAAAAACTTTTCTGGAGAGTTTGAACGAGATAGACAGCAACAATGATGCAAAGGTTGATATAACCCTCCGCGATTCAAAGAAAGATGGTGACATCACTGTGAAGGGGCTTCTCCCCTGTCCGGTTCGGCTGCCTCTCCTTGAAGGCATTGACGCTTTTGCAGAGAGCATCACAGAGAAAACAGGCTTGAGCGTTGCTCATGACCTTATAGCCGCTTCTGCCGGTCAGCAGTGGCTGAATGATAATGTTGTGGGCATCAGAGCTGAGGATGTGCCGGATGTATTCGTGTCCGCCGGATTCGATGTCTTTTTTGATGAACGTTCTTTTGGTAAGCACGTTCGGAACGGTATGTTTAAAGATATGACAGGCGACACTCACAGCTATTTCAGCCATATGAAAGACCCTAAAGGGAACTATGGAATGATAGGTGTTGTGCCTGCAGTATTTCTTGTAAATAAAGATGCCCTTGACGGGCGTGCAGTTCCGAAGAGCTGGGCTGATCTGCTCTCTCCTGAGTTTGAGAAGTCTGTGTCTCTCCCTGTGGGCGACTTTGACCTTTTTAACGCACTTCTGGTGCATATACATAAGATGTTCGGTGAGGAAGGGGTGGTTAAGCTTGCCGATAATATGGTTCAGTCCATGCACCCTGCTCAGATGGTGAAAAATGCCGGACGTAAGAACGAAGCGAAGCCCGCTGTTACGATAATGCCGTACTTCTTCACAAAGATGCTTTTCGGCAGTAAGTCCGCAGAGGTCGTCTGGCCTGAAGAGGGTAGTATAATAAGCCCGATCTTTATGCTGACCAGAGCAGACAGAGAGGATGTGGCAAGACCTGTGGCGGAATTCCTTTACGGAAAAGAAGTTGGCGAGATACTTAGTCACAGGGGACTCTTTCCTGCGTTGAATCCGCAAGTGGATAATAACCTCCCTGAAGGCGCAAAGTTCAACTGGGTAGGGTGGGATTACATTTATAAAACAGACATGGGCGCATTGCTTGAGAAGCTTGATAAAGTTTTCAACGATGCTCTGGGGGCATAA